Part of the Streptomyces sp. f51 genome is shown below.
TCCAGGACGACGTATTCCTCGAAGCGATCTGGCACAACATCCTGTTCCTGGTGTTCATCCCGGTGATCACCATCCTGCTCGCCCTCTTCTTCGCCTTCATGGTGAACGCGGGCGGGCGGGGTGGCGCCGGCGGCGTCCAGGGCGTCGCGGGCTCACGCTTCTACAAGATCGTGTACTTCTTCCCGCAGGTGCTGTCGCTCGCGATCGTCGCGGTGCTCTTCGGAGCCCTGTACCGCAGTGACAGCGGCGGTCTGCTCAACGGCCTGCTGATCAAGCTCCACCTGGTCGACGGCAACAACCCCATCGAGTGGATGAACGAGCCCGACCTGGTGCTCTGGTGCCTGATGGCGGTGGTCGTCTGGCACGGCGTCGGCTTCTATCTCGTGCTGTTCTCCGCGGCCATGCAGTCCATCCCGAGGGACATCTACGAGGCCGCGCTGCTGGACGGCGCGAGCCGCACGCACACCTTCTTCCGGGTCACCCTGCCCCTGCTGTGGGACACGGTGCAGACCGCCTGGGTCTATCTGGGCATCATCGCGATGGACATGTTCGTCCTCGTCTCGACCATGACCCAGGGCACCGGCTACGGCGGAGGCCCCGACCACCACAGCGAGGTCATGGCGAACGTCATGATGCGCAACTTCCTCTACTTCGGAAAGAGCGGCTACGCCTGCGCGATGGGTGTCGTCATGCTCCTTCTCACCCTGATCCTGTCCGTGGTCACGCTGCGCGCCACCCGCCGCGAGCGCATCGAGTTCTGAGCGGGAGAGACGACTATGAGCGCACCCATGACGGAGCCGGCGAAGGTCGACGGCGCCGCGGTACCCCAGCAACGCAGCGCCAGGAAGGCCCCGCCCCGGCCGGGTGACAAGCGCACCGAGGGTCTGGCCCTCAACGTCTTCTCGCACGGCTTCCTCGCCCTGTGGGCGATCCTGATCATCCTGCCGTTGCTCTGGCTGATCCTGAGCTCCTTCAAGACCGACGCGCAGATCGGCGGGTCGGCCCTCAGCTGGCCCTCGAACTGGCAGCTCGACGTCTTCGGCCGGGCCTGGAACAAGGGCATCGGCGACTACTTCGCCAACACCCTGATCGTCCTCGTGTTCTCGGTCCCGCTGACGATGCTGCTCGGCGCGATGGCGGCGTACGTACTGGCCCGCTACGAGTTCCCGGGCAACCGGATCGTGTACTTCTTCTTCGTCGGCGGGGCCATGTTCCCCGTCTTCCTGGCCCTGGTGCCGCTGTTCTTCATGGTCAAGCGCCTCGACATGCTGAACACCTATCAAGGCCTGGTCCTGGTGTACGTGGCCTACTCGCTGCCGTTCACCGTGTTCTTCATGCACGCCTTCTTCAGGACGCTGCCCACGGCGGTCTTCGAGGCGGCGGTGCTCGACGGGGCCTCGCACACCCGGGCGTTCTTCCAGGTCATGCTGCCCATGGCCAAGCCCGGACTGCTCAGCGTCGGCATCTTCAACGTCCTGGGCCAGTGGAACCAGTACATCCTGCCCTCGGTGCTGATGCAGCCGCAGACCAGCTCCGATCCGGAGCGCTACGTCCTGACCCAGGGACTCATCCAGCTCCAGCAGCAGCAGGGGTACGCCACCGACCTGCCCGTCCTGTTCGCCGGCGTGACGATCGCCATGGTCCCCATGCTGATCGTCTACCTGTCCTTCCAGCGCCAGGTCCAGGCGGGTCTCACTTCGGCGACGCTCAAGTAACGAATCACCCCGTCCGTCACATGCGCCACTCCCGTCCCGGGGGTGGCGCAGGTGCGTCCGGGTGATGCCCGAGGTCGAACGCGACCCGGCGGACCCGATTTCCGTCAAGGACTTGACTGCGGTAACCCGTTCAGCGGAGCTTGGAGTTCACAACTTGTAAGTGACCGGGTCCCGTTGACGTGACCCAGGTCACACGGGCGGCATCGGGGCCGCCCGGCTATGGGCAGGAGTGGATGAGTCGATGGAGACTCCGGGGTCGCAGTCTTCGCTGCACCGAGCCAATCTGGAGCGCGTCGTGCGAGCGGTGCGGCTGGCCGGCTCGCTCACGCAGGCGGAGATCGCGAGGGCGACGGGCCTGTCGGCCGCGACCGTTTCCAATATCGTCCGTGAACTCAAGGACGGGGGAACGGTCGAGGTCACGCCCACTTCGGCCGGCGGTCGCAGGGCACGCAGCGTGTCCTTGAGCGGGGACGCCGGCATTGTCATCGGCGTCGACTTCGGGCACACCCATCTGCGTGTGGCGGTCGGGAATCTGGCCCATCAGGTGCTGGCCGAGGAGTCCGAGCCGCTGGACGTCGACGCCTCCGCCGCGCAGGGCTTCGACCGGGCCGAGGAACTGGTCAGCCGCCTGATCGACGCGACAGGTGTCGACCGTTCCAAGATCGCGGGCGTGGGGCTCGGTGTACCGGGCCCCATCGACGTGGAATCGGGCACCCTCGGGTCCACCTCGATCCTGCCGGGCTGGACCGGCGCCAGGCCCGCCGAGGAGCTGCGGGGGCGGCTCGGCGTGCCCGTCCACGTGGACAACGACGCGAATCTGGGCGCGCTCGGCGAGATGGTCTGGGGCAGTGGCCGAGGGGTCAGGGATCTCGCGTACATCAAGGTCGCCAGCGGTGTCGGCGCGGGCCTGGTGATAGAGGGCAAGATCTACCGCGGCCCGGGTGGTACAGCGGGCGAAATCGGACATATTACACTGGACGAATCCGGCCCCGTCTGCCGGTGCGGCAACCGCGGCTGCCTGGAGACGTTCGCGGCGGCGCGCTATGTGCTGCCGCTGCTCCAGTCCAGTCACGGCACCGATCTGACCATGGAAGGCGTGGTCAGGCTGGCGCGGGACGGAGATCCGGGCTGCCGTCGCGTGATCGCCGACGTCGGCCGACATATCGGCAGTGGAGTCGCGAATCTGTGCAACCTGCTGAACCCGAGCAGGGTGGTCCTCGGCGGCGATCTCGCCGAGGCCGGGGAGCTCGTCCTGGGGCCCATCAGGGAGTCCGTGGGCCGCTACGCGATCCCCAGTGCCGCACGTCAACTCTCGGTGCTCCCAGGGGCACTTGGCGGCCGTGCGGAGGTGCTCGGGGCGCTCGCTCTCGCGCTCAGCGAGATGGGTGATTCGACCCTTTTGGACGGGTCGCTGACGTCCGCTGCGCCTGCCTTCACTTAGAGAACGAAACACGCCGTTGCCAACCCGTTAAGTATTTACTTCTTGACGTCGCACGGGCGGCCGAGTTGACTCCAACCCACCTCGGTCGCAGCGTTGCGACCCTGTCAGGGAGGCACCACCAATGAACAACACGATGCGCAGAGTCGTCATCGGCACCGCCGCTGTTTCCATGGCCCTCTCGGTGGCCGCCTGTGGCAAGGCCGGCGACAAGAGCTCCAGCGACAGCAGCAGCAGCTCCTCCTCCTCGGGCAGCAAGACCATCGGTCTCCTGCTCCCCGACAGCGTCACCGCTCGCTACGAGAAGTTCGACCACCCGCTCTTCGAGGCCAAGGTCAAGGAGCTGTGCCCGGACTGCAAGGTCCAGTACGCGAACGCGGCCGGCGACGCCGCCAAGCAGGCCCAGCAGGTCAGCACCATGATCACCCAGGGCGTCAAGGTCCTCGTGATCAGCGCCCAGGACTCGGCCGCGATCAAGTCCTCCATCCAGACCGCGGTCAACAAGGGCATCAAGGTCGTCGCGTACGACCGTCTCGCCCAGGGTCCGGTCTCGGCGTACGTCTCCTTCGACAACGAGAAGGTCGGCGAGCTCCAGGGTCAGGCGCTCCTCACCTCGCTCGGCTCGAAGGCCACCAAGAAGTCGAAGATCGTCATGATCAACGGTGACGACGCCGACCCGAACGCCGGTCAGTTCAAGGCGGGTGCCCACAAGGCCCTCGACGGCAAGGTCGACATCGCCTACGAGCAGTCCGGCCTGTGGAAGGACACCGTCGCCGCGCAGAAGATGTCCGCTGCCATCACGCAGCTCGGTGCCAAGAACATCGCGGGCGTCTACTCCGCCAACGACGGCATGGCCGGTGGCATCGCCAACACCCTCAAGGGTGCGAAGATCAGCGGCATCCCGCTGACGGGCCAGGACGCCGAGCTCGCGGGTATCCAGCGCCTCGTCGCCGGCACCCAGTCCTCCACGGTCTACAAGGCCTTCAAGCCGGAGGCGGACGCCGCTGCCCAGCTCGCGGTCAACCTGCTGACCAACAAGGACATCAAGTCCCTCGCCAACCAGACGCTGACCAGCGGCTCCGGCGACAAGGTCCCCTCGCAGCTGCTCGTCCCGGTCTCGGTCACCAAGGCCAACATCAAGGACACGGTGATCAAGGACGGCCTGTACCAGGTCTCCGACATCTGCACCGCGGACTTCGCCAAGGCCTGCAAGGCCGCCGGCCTCCAGTAAGCACCTTCGGGTCGGGCGACTACTCGCACCATGAGTAGCCGCCCGATTCGTGACCGCCCCACGGTGGTCGTGACCGCCCAGGCGGTCCCGTGAACCTGTCCGACGCCTGCCCCACCTTCAAACCCCGCTGCGGGGCGGGCGTCGGATGGAACCGTTGCGGATTGCAGCGGATTCACGCATGTTCATTATGTAATCTTGTGCTTTTTTGCACAGTCTTCCGCGCCGGTTTGTTCGAGCGCGGCATCCCCGCCGGTCAGGCGGCGAAGGAGATGGTTCACGTGTCCGCTACGCCCGTGCTGGCGTTGCGCGGAGTCTCAAAGCGATTCGGTGCGGTTCAGGCTCTCACCGATGTCGAGCTCGAGGTTCACGCCGGAGAAGTGGTCGCCCTGGTGGGCGACAACGGTGCAGGAAAGTCCACGCTGGTCAAGACGATCGCGGGCGTTCACCCCATCGATGAGGGCGTCATCGAGTGGGACGGCCAGGCGGTCAGCATCAACAAGCCGCACGACGCCCAGGGACTCGGCGTCGCGACGGTCTACCAGGACCTCGCGCTGTGCGACAACCTCGATGTCGTCGGCAACCTCTACCTCGGTCGGGAGCTGCTGCACCGCGGCGTCCTCGACGAGGTGACCATGGAGCAGAAGGCGCGCGAGCTGCTGAGCACGCTCTCCATCCGCATCCCGAGCGTGCGCATCCCGATCGCGAGCCTTTCCGGCGGTCAGCGCCAGGTCGTGGCCATCGCCCGCGCCCTCATCGGTGACCCCAAGGTCGTCATCCTCGACGAGCCGACCGCCGCCCTCGGCGTCGAGCAGACCGCGCAGGTCCTCGACCTGGTCGAGCGGCTGCGCGAGCGCGGTCTCGGCGTCATCCTCATCAGCCACAACATGGCCGATGTGAAGGCCGTCGCGGACACCGTCGCCGTCCTGCGCCTGGGCAAGAACAACGGCTCCTTCTCCGTGAAGGACACCAGCCACGAAGAGATCATCGCCGCGATCACCGGAGCCACGGAAAACGCCGTGACCCGTCGTGCGGGGCGTCGCAGCACGGAGGCCGCAAAGTGAGCGACACGTCTAAGGTTTCCAAGACGGAGGTCGAGCAGACCACCGTCGCTCCCGCCAGCGACCCCACCGCGGCCCCGGTCACCGTCGTCGACCCGCGTCTGCTGGTCCGCGAAGAGGGCTTCAAGGGCTACATCACCGAGTTCAAGCGCAAGATCAAGGGCGGCGAGCTCGGCTCCCTGCCGGTCTTCGTCGGCCTGGTCGTCATCTGGACGATCTTCCAGACCCAGAACTCCCGGTTCCTGAGCGCCGACAACCTGTCGAACATCAGCTACTTCATGTCGGCCACCGGCATGCTGGCCATCGGCCTGGTGTTCGTCCTGCTGCTCGGTGAGATCGACCTCTCCGTCGGCTCGGTCAGCGGCCTCGCCTCCACGGTCTTCGCCGTGTTCGTGGTCAACCACAGCATGAACCCCTGGCTGGCCCTGGTCCTGACCATCGCCGTCGGTGCCGCCATCGGCGCGCTCCAGGGCTGGTTCTTCGCCAAGATCGGCGTTCCCGCGTTCGTCGTGACGCTGGCCGGCTTCCTCGGCTGGAGCGGCCTGATGCTGTGGCTGCTCGGTTCGAGCGGCACCATCAACATCCCGTCCGACAGCGGCCCGGTGCACCTGCTCGGCCAGAGCTCGTTCTTCATGGACCAGGCCGTCGTCGGCGCCTACCTGCTGGCCGGCCTCGCCGTCCTGTCGATGCTCGTGGGTTCGTTCATGGACCAGCGCCGCCGCAAGGCCGCCGGTGTGCCCTTCCGGCCCACCAGCGAGATCCTGCTGCGCGTCACCGCGCTCGCCGTGGCGGCCTTCGTTTCCGCGGCCGTGCTCAACAACGCCTCCGGTGTCTCCAACGCCCTGGTGATCTTCCTGATCTCCCTGGTGATCGTCGACTTCGTGCTGCGCCGCACCACCTACGGCCGCAAGATCTTCGCGGTCGGCGGTGGCATCGAGGCGGCTCGCCGCTCCGGTATCAGCGTCTCCATGGTCCGCATCAGCGTCTTCGCCATCTCGGGCGCCTTCGCTGCCATCGGCGGTATGTTCTTCGCCGGACAGACCGCGAGCGCCACGCTGAACGCCGGCGGCGGCAACACCCTGATGCTCGCCATCGCGGCGGCCGTCATCGGTGGTACGAGCCTCTTCGGTGGCCGCGGAAACGTTTGGTCGGCCCTCCTGGGCATGCTGGTCATCCAGTCGATCCAGACCGGTCTCGACCTGCTCAACATGAACACCTCCATCCAGTACATGATCACTGGTGCGGTGCTCCTGGGCGCGGTCGTGATCGACTCCGTCTCGCGCAAGAGCCAGAAGGCCGCGGGCCGCGCGTAACACCGCGCGGGGGGCTCCGTAGAACACCGCGGTACGACCCCCGCGAAGGACCCTGTGCCCGGCGCCAATGGCGGCGCCGGGCACAGTCACGTCCGGCACCCCGCGTGGTGCCGGGCGCAGCCATGTCCGGACGAGAACACGTGTTCCCGTCCGGTTGGGCCGATCGTGTGGCGTGGATCGCCAGGCCCGGCCCGCGCCCGAAAAGGCGGAACATTAGACTCGACCAAGCCCGGCAACAGCTCTACTGCAAGGAGGCACGGGTGCCGCTGCTGACCCGCATCACGGGACCGCGCGATCTGGACCGGCTCAGCCTGGAGCAGCTGGACCAGCTGGCCGGCGAGATCAGGACCTTCCTCGTCGACGCGGTCTCCAAGACCGGCGGCCACCTCGGCCCCAACCTCGGTGTGGTGGAGCTGACCATCGCCCTGCACCGCGTCTTCGAGTCGCCCAGGGACAGGGTGCTGTGGGACACGGGCCACCAGTCCTACGTCCACAAGCTGCTCACCGGCCGCCAGGACTTCTCCCGCCTGAAGATGAAGGGCGGTCTGTCCGGCTACCCCGCGCAGGCCGAGTCCGAGCACGACGTCATCGAGAACTCGCACGCCTCCACGGTCCTCGGCTGGGCCGACGGACTGGCGAAGGCGAACGAGGTCCTCGGCAAAAACGACCACGTGGTCGCCGTCATCGGTGACGGCGCGCTCACCGGCGGTATGGCCTGGGAGGCGCTGAACAACATCGCCGACGCCAAGGACCGGCCGCTGATCATCGTCGTCAACGACAACGAGCGGTCGTACGCGCCGACCATCGGCGGCCTCGCGAACCACCTGGCGACCCTGCGCACCACCGACGGCTACGAGCGCTTCCTGGCCCGGGGCAAGGACCTCCTGGAGCGCACGCCGGTCGTCGGCAAGCCGCTCTACGAGACCCTGCACGGAGCCAAGAAGGGCCTGAAGGACTTCATCGCCCCGCAGGGCATGTTCGAGGACCTCGGCCTGAAGTACGTCGGCCCGATCGACGGCCACGACATCGAGGCACTGGAGTCGGCGCTCGCCCGCGCCAAGCGCTTCGGCGGCCCGGTCATCGTGCACTGCCTCACCGAGAAGGGCCGCGGCTACCAGCCGGCCCTCCAGGACGAGGCCGACCGCTTCCACGCCGTCGGCAAGATCCACCCGGACACGGGCCTGCCGATCGCCTCCTCCGGCGCCGACTGGACCTCCGTCTTCGGCGAGGAGATGGTCGCGCTCGGCAAGGAGCGCGAGGACATCGTCGCGATCACCGCCGCGATGCTCCAGCCTGTCGGCCTCGACCGCTTCGCCAAGGCGTTCCCCAAGCGGGTCTACGACGTCGGCATCGCCGAGCAGCACGCCGCCGTCTCCGCGGCCGGCCTCGCCACCGGCGGACTGCACCCCGTCTTCGCCGTCTACGCGACCTTCCTCAACCGCGCCTTCGACCAGGTCCTGATGGACGTGGCCCTGCACAAGTGCGGCGTCACCTTCGTCCTGGACCGCGCGGGCGTCACCGGCACCGACGGCGCCTCGCACAACGGCATGTGGGACATGTCGATCCTCCAGGTCGTCCCGGGCCTCAGGCTCGCGGCCCCCCGCGACGCCGACCAGGTCCGCGCCCAGCTGCGCGAGGCCGTCGAGGTGAAGGACGCGCCCACCGTGGTGCGCTTCTCCAAGGGCGCGGTCGGTCCGGCCGTCCCCGCGGTGGGCCGGATCGGCGGCATGGACGTCCTGCGGGAGCCCGGCACCGACGCGCCCGACGTGCTGCTCGTCTCCGTCGGCGCGCTGGCCCCGATGTGCCTGGAGATCGCCGCCCTGCTCGACCGGCAGGGCATCTCCACCACCGTCGTCGACCCGCGCTGGGTCAAGCCGGTGGACGAGGCCATGGCGCCGCTCGCCGAGCAGCACCGCGTGGTCGTCACCGTCGAGGACAACTCCCGGGTCGGCGGTGTCGGCTCCGCCGTCGCCCAGGCCCTGCGCGACGCGGGCGTCGACATGCCGCTGCGCGACTTCGGCATCCCGCCGCGCTTCCTCGACCACGCCTCCCGTGCCGAGGTCATGGCCGAGATCGGGCTGACCGCGCCGGACATCGCCCGGCAGGTCACCGGCCTCGTCTCCAAGCTCGACGGCCGCTTCGACGGCACCACGGCCCAGGCGGTCGACGCGGTACAGCCCGCGCGCGACTGACGCCTCCGCACACGGCCGACGGGCCGGTTTCAGCACCCTGTACGGGTGGTGAAACCGGCCCATCCGCGTGAAAGGGGCCGCGTCGGGGGATACGTGCTACCTGCCCTCTCGATCATGTCGAGGACGACAAGCGTGGGAGGTACGTCCGTGAGCAACACCCTCTTCAGGACGAAAAGGGTCGAACAGTCGATCTTGGACACAGAGGAGCCGGAGCACGCGCTCAAGAAGTCGCTGTCCGCTCTGGACCTCACCGTGTTCGGCGTCGGCGTCATCATCGGCACCGGCATCTTCGTCCTCACCGGCAAGGTGGCCAAGGAGAACGCGGGGCCCGGCGTCTCGCTGGCCTTCGTCGCCGCGGGTGTCGCCTGCGCGCTGGCGGCCCTGTGCTACGCGGAGTTCGCCTCCACGGTCCCGGTCGCGGGCTCCGCGTACACCTTCTCCTACGCCTCCCTCGGCGAGCTGCCCGCCTGGATCATCGGCTGGGACCTGGTCCTGGAGTTCGCGCTCGGCACGGCGGTGGTGGCCGTCGGCTGGTCCGGCTACGTGCGTTCGCTGCTCGACAACGCGGGCTGGCACCTTCCCGACTCGCTCGGCGGGCGCGACGGGGCGCACGGGTTCGGCTTCGACATCCTCGCCGCCGCGCTGGTGCTGGTGCTCACCGCCATCCTCGTCGTCGGCGTGAAGCTCTCCGCCCGGATCACCACCCTGGTCGTCGCGATCAAGGTCACCGTCGTCCTGATCGTGATCATCGCGGGCGCCTTCTTCATCGAGGGCAAGAACTACAAGCCGTTCATCCCGCCGGCGCAGGCCGTGACGGCGGGCAGCGGCATCAAGTCGCCGCTGATCCAGATCATGTTCGGCTGGGCGCCGACCAACTTCGGCGTGATGGGCATCTTCACCGCGGCCTCCGTCGTGTTCTTCGCCTTCATCGGCTTCGACGTGGTCGCCACGGCCGCGGAGGAGACGAAGAACCCGCAGCGGGACATGCCCCGCGGCATCCTCGGTTCGCTCGTGATCTGCACCACGCTCTACGTCCTGGTGTCGATCGTGGTCACCGGCATGCAGAAGTACACCGAACTGTCCGTCGACGCACCGCTCGCGGACGCGTTCAAGGCCACCGGGCACCCCTGGTACGCGGGCGTCATCAGCTTCGGCGCCGCCGTCGGACTCACCACCGTGTGCATGATCCTGCTGCTCGGCCAGACCCGTGTCTTCTTCGCGATGAGCCGCGACGGACTGCTGCCGCGCTTCTTCTCCCGCGTCCACCCGAGGTTCCGCACCCCGCACCGGCCGACCATCCTGCTCGGCGTGATCATCGCGATCGTCGCGGGCTTCACCAGCCTCAGCGCACTGGCCGAACTGGTCAACATCGGC
Proteins encoded:
- a CDS encoding substrate-binding domain-containing protein yields the protein MNNTMRRVVIGTAAVSMALSVAACGKAGDKSSSDSSSSSSSSGSKTIGLLLPDSVTARYEKFDHPLFEAKVKELCPDCKVQYANAAGDAAKQAQQVSTMITQGVKVLVISAQDSAAIKSSIQTAVNKGIKVVAYDRLAQGPVSAYVSFDNEKVGELQGQALLTSLGSKATKKSKIVMINGDDADPNAGQFKAGAHKALDGKVDIAYEQSGLWKDTVAAQKMSAAITQLGAKNIAGVYSANDGMAGGIANTLKGAKISGIPLTGQDAELAGIQRLVAGTQSSTVYKAFKPEADAAAQLAVNLLTNKDIKSLANQTLTSGSGDKVPSQLLVPVSVTKANIKDTVIKDGLYQVSDICTADFAKACKAAGLQ
- a CDS encoding ROK family transcriptional regulator; this translates as METPGSQSSLHRANLERVVRAVRLAGSLTQAEIARATGLSAATVSNIVRELKDGGTVEVTPTSAGGRRARSVSLSGDAGIVIGVDFGHTHLRVAVGNLAHQVLAEESEPLDVDASAAQGFDRAEELVSRLIDATGVDRSKIAGVGLGVPGPIDVESGTLGSTSILPGWTGARPAEELRGRLGVPVHVDNDANLGALGEMVWGSGRGVRDLAYIKVASGVGAGLVIEGKIYRGPGGTAGEIGHITLDESGPVCRCGNRGCLETFAAARYVLPLLQSSHGTDLTMEGVVRLARDGDPGCRRVIADVGRHIGSGVANLCNLLNPSRVVLGGDLAEAGELVLGPIRESVGRYAIPSAARQLSVLPGALGGRAEVLGALALALSEMGDSTLLDGSLTSAAPAFT
- a CDS encoding sugar ABC transporter permease, with the translated sequence MSDTSKVSKTEVEQTTVAPASDPTAAPVTVVDPRLLVREEGFKGYITEFKRKIKGGELGSLPVFVGLVVIWTIFQTQNSRFLSADNLSNISYFMSATGMLAIGLVFVLLLGEIDLSVGSVSGLASTVFAVFVVNHSMNPWLALVLTIAVGAAIGALQGWFFAKIGVPAFVVTLAGFLGWSGLMLWLLGSSGTINIPSDSGPVHLLGQSSFFMDQAVVGAYLLAGLAVLSMLVGSFMDQRRRKAAGVPFRPTSEILLRVTALAVAAFVSAAVLNNASGVSNALVIFLISLVIVDFVLRRTTYGRKIFAVGGGIEAARRSGISVSMVRISVFAISGAFAAIGGMFFAGQTASATLNAGGGNTLMLAIAAAVIGGTSLFGGRGNVWSALLGMLVIQSIQTGLDLLNMNTSIQYMITGAVLLGAVVIDSVSRKSQKAAGRA
- the dxs gene encoding 1-deoxy-D-xylulose-5-phosphate synthase, with translation MPLLTRITGPRDLDRLSLEQLDQLAGEIRTFLVDAVSKTGGHLGPNLGVVELTIALHRVFESPRDRVLWDTGHQSYVHKLLTGRQDFSRLKMKGGLSGYPAQAESEHDVIENSHASTVLGWADGLAKANEVLGKNDHVVAVIGDGALTGGMAWEALNNIADAKDRPLIIVVNDNERSYAPTIGGLANHLATLRTTDGYERFLARGKDLLERTPVVGKPLYETLHGAKKGLKDFIAPQGMFEDLGLKYVGPIDGHDIEALESALARAKRFGGPVIVHCLTEKGRGYQPALQDEADRFHAVGKIHPDTGLPIASSGADWTSVFGEEMVALGKEREDIVAITAAMLQPVGLDRFAKAFPKRVYDVGIAEQHAAVSAAGLATGGLHPVFAVYATFLNRAFDQVLMDVALHKCGVTFVLDRAGVTGTDGASHNGMWDMSILQVVPGLRLAAPRDADQVRAQLREAVEVKDAPTVVRFSKGAVGPAVPAVGRIGGMDVLREPGTDAPDVLLVSVGALAPMCLEIAALLDRQGISTTVVDPRWVKPVDEAMAPLAEQHRVVVTVEDNSRVGGVGSAVAQALRDAGVDMPLRDFGIPPRFLDHASRAEVMAEIGLTAPDIARQVTGLVSKLDGRFDGTTAQAVDAVQPARD
- a CDS encoding sugar ABC transporter permease; the encoded protein is MRKGQYRFVAGFLLAPLALYLIFVIWPYLQTIGYSFTDWKGQSQTFSFVGLDNYKALFQDDVFLEAIWHNILFLVFIPVITILLALFFAFMVNAGGRGGAGGVQGVAGSRFYKIVYFFPQVLSLAIVAVLFGALYRSDSGGLLNGLLIKLHLVDGNNPIEWMNEPDLVLWCLMAVVVWHGVGFYLVLFSAAMQSIPRDIYEAALLDGASRTHTFFRVTLPLLWDTVQTAWVYLGIIAMDMFVLVSTMTQGTGYGGGPDHHSEVMANVMMRNFLYFGKSGYACAMGVVMLLLTLILSVVTLRATRRERIEF
- a CDS encoding carbohydrate ABC transporter permease encodes the protein MSAPMTEPAKVDGAAVPQQRSARKAPPRPGDKRTEGLALNVFSHGFLALWAILIILPLLWLILSSFKTDAQIGGSALSWPSNWQLDVFGRAWNKGIGDYFANTLIVLVFSVPLTMLLGAMAAYVLARYEFPGNRIVYFFFVGGAMFPVFLALVPLFFMVKRLDMLNTYQGLVLVYVAYSLPFTVFFMHAFFRTLPTAVFEAAVLDGASHTRAFFQVMLPMAKPGLLSVGIFNVLGQWNQYILPSVLMQPQTSSDPERYVLTQGLIQLQQQQGYATDLPVLFAGVTIAMVPMLIVYLSFQRQVQAGLTSATLK
- a CDS encoding ATP-binding cassette domain-containing protein, with the translated sequence MVHVSATPVLALRGVSKRFGAVQALTDVELEVHAGEVVALVGDNGAGKSTLVKTIAGVHPIDEGVIEWDGQAVSINKPHDAQGLGVATVYQDLALCDNLDVVGNLYLGRELLHRGVLDEVTMEQKARELLSTLSIRIPSVRIPIASLSGGQRQVVAIARALIGDPKVVILDEPTAALGVEQTAQVLDLVERLRERGLGVILISHNMADVKAVADTVAVLRLGKNNGSFSVKDTSHEEIIAAITGATENAVTRRAGRRSTEAAK
- a CDS encoding amino acid permease — protein: MSNTLFRTKRVEQSILDTEEPEHALKKSLSALDLTVFGVGVIIGTGIFVLTGKVAKENAGPGVSLAFVAAGVACALAALCYAEFASTVPVAGSAYTFSYASLGELPAWIIGWDLVLEFALGTAVVAVGWSGYVRSLLDNAGWHLPDSLGGRDGAHGFGFDILAAALVLVLTAILVVGVKLSARITTLVVAIKVTVVLIVIIAGAFFIEGKNYKPFIPPAQAVTAGSGIKSPLIQIMFGWAPTNFGVMGIFTAASVVFFAFIGFDVVATAAEETKNPQRDMPRGILGSLVICTTLYVLVSIVVTGMQKYTELSVDAPLADAFKATGHPWYAGVISFGAAVGLTTVCMILLLGQTRVFFAMSRDGLLPRFFSRVHPRFRTPHRPTILLGVIIAIVAGFTSLSALAELVNIGTLFAFIVVAVGVVVLRHTRPDLPRAFRTPWVPWVPILSVLATLWLMLNLPAETWLRFVIWMVIGVAVYFMYGRSHSRLARNPETGSGSTRTPPGGTAG